The Kribbella shirazensis genomic interval GCGCGCGCCCGGGATCGCATCGGCCATCTCCTCGGTCTCGGCGACCGGGAACGTGGGATCCTCGGCGGCGGCCACCACCAGCACCGGCGTACGGATCCTGCCGAACAGCGCCCGCTGGTCGGGGCGGCGCGGGACGACGCTGGTGACGGCGTACATCCCGGACCTGACGTTCACCGTCCGTGCCAGTTCGTTGACCGTGGCAACGACCTCGGGCTTCTCGCGTTTCGCGGTGGGCCCCAGGAAGGCGTCGCGCACCGGCCCGGCGAGCGGTCCGCGGATCCCGCCCAGGAGCTGCGCCGACCACGTCAGCACGCCGTACTCGAACCGCTGCCGACGGCCGGCCGGCGACGCGGTGGCGTTCATCAGGACGGCGATCCCGATCCGGTCCGGGTACAGCGCCGCGAACGTTCCGCCGATCATCCCGCCCCAGCTGTTGCCGATCAGGTGCACCCGCGGCACGTCGAGGTCGTCGAGGATCGCGACGATCACGTCCGCGCACTGCTCGAAGCTGAACGGCCCGGTCAGCGGCGCACTCCCGCCGTGCCCCGGTGGATCGACCAGGATCACCTGGAAACGGTCCGCGAAATGCGCTGCCTGCGCGGACCACAGCGTCCCGTCCATCAACAGGCTCGGCCAGAACAGCATCGCGGGCCCGGACCCGTCGACGCGCAACCGGATCCGGCCCAGAACGGTCTCGACGTACCGATCCTGCATGGGGTGAACGGTACCGGTCATTCCCGCTCGATCGACGCAGCCAGGCGGGTGGTCAGCTCGCGAACACGGTCGACCAGCTCAGGCGGTGACTGGATCTCGAACGGGAGGCCGAGCAGGCCGAGGTACAGCGCGAGCTGATCGAGCGAGTCGGCGCCGGTCTCGACCAGTGTCGTCGTGTCGTCGACAGGGGTCACCGACGCGACGTTCGGGCCGTACCGATCGGCGACCTCCTCGGCCGGCGCGTGCACGAGGATCCGCGCCTGGTGGCGGTAGCCGCCGTACGCGACGCCCCGGTTCGTCGTCGCCAGGTCGGGTACTTCGCGCGGCGTGAACCGCGGGCCGGTCGGGATGCGCGGTTCCAGCCGGTCGACGCGGAACGTCCGCCAGTCGTCGCGCTCCAGATCCCACGCGACCAGGTACCACCGCCGCCCGGTGTGCACGAGCCGGTGCGGCTCGGTCCTCCGCCTGGCCGCCGTACCGTCGTGGCTGCGGTAGTCGAACCGCAGCTGCTGATGGTCCCGGCACGCGGCCGCGACGGCCAGCAGTACGTCGGGTTGCACCGAGGGACCGCCCGCGGGGGTGACGGCGATCTGCTGGAGCAGCTCGATCCGGTGCCGCAACCGGGATGGCAGCACCTGTTCGAGCTTCGTGAGCGCGCGCACCGACGACTCCTCGGTCCCCGCCACTGTTCCCGTCGCCGCGGCCCGCAGTCCGATGGCGACCGCTACGGCCTCCTCGTCGTCGAGCAGGAGAGGCGGGAGCGCGGCGCCGGCACCGAGGCGGTAGCCGGCCACACCGGGTACGGCGTCGACCGGGTAGCCGAGGTTGCGCAGCTTGTCGACGTCCCGCCGTACCGTGCGAACCCCGACCCCCAGCTCGTCGGCCAGCGCGGCGCCGCTCCACTCCTTGGGCTGCTGCAGGAGCGAGAGGAGTTTGAGCAGTCGCGCCGAGGTTTCGATCATGTTCTTCAGTGTGGCACTCACCTAGGACTGGGGCTGTCCTAACCGGGTGTCAGAGTGAAGACATGATCAAGCCGTTCACCATCGACATCCCGCAGAGCACACTCGACGACCTCGCTGCCAAGCTGGCGAGCACCCGGCTTCCCGCGGCGTTGCCCGGCGACGACTGGAGCACCGGCGTACCGGTCTCCTGGCTGTCGTCGCTCGTCGACTACTGGCGTACGTCGTACGACTGGCGTGCCGCCGAGAAGGAGCTGAACTCGTACCCGCAGTTCACCACCGAGATCGAGGGGCAGCAGATCCACTTCCTGCACGTCCGCTCGGCGGAGCCGGACGCGCTGCCGCTGATGCTGACGCACGGCTGGCCCGGCTCGATCGTCGAGTTCCTGGACCTGATCGGCCCGCTGACCGACCCGGTCGCGCACGGCGGGGACGCGGCGGACGCGTTCCATGTCGTGATCCCGGCACTGCCCGGGTTCGGGTTCTCCGGGCCGACCGCGGACGGTGACTGGACGTTCCCGCGGATCGGGCGGGTCTGGGCGGAGCTGATGAGCCGGCTCGGGTACGAGCGGTACGGCGTCCAGGGCGGGGATCTCGGCGGGTCCGTGTCACCCGAGGTGGGGCGGGCCGCTCCGGAGCACGTGGTCGGCGTACACACCAACGGTGGGACCAACCTGCCGCCGTTGCAGCTGTCCGACGAGGAGCTGCAGACGCTGACGCCGTTGGAGCAGGACAAGATGGCGCGGATCGCGCAGTTCATGAAGGACGAGTTCGGCTACATCTCGATCCAGTCGACCCGGCCGCAGACGCTGGCCTACGGACTCGTCGATTCGCCCGTGGCGCAGCTGGCCTGGATCATGGACAAGTTCAAGGCCTGGACCTATCCGGCCGACACCTTGCCCGAGGCAATCATCAGCAAGGACCGGCTGCTCACCAACGTGATGCTCTACTGGCTGACCGGCACCGGCGGGTCCGCGGCGTACATCGGCTACGCCCAGCCGCGCTCCTGGGCGCCGCGCCCCAACTCGGGTGTCCCGACCGCGGTCCTCGCCCTCGCCCACGACGTCGCGATCCGCCGGTACTGCGAAACCTCCAACAACATCACCCGCTGGAACGACGTCAACGTGGGCGGCCACTTCGCCGCCCTGGAACAGCCGGACCTCCTGCTGAACGACGTCCGCGCCTTCTTCCACGACCTCCGCAAGTGACCGTCCCGGGGCGTCGGCCGGCCGGTGCCGACGCCCCCGTGGGTCAGCTGAAGTCCGTCGAGGTGGTCAGGTGCGCCCAAGCGGCGGCTTCCTCCGCGCGAGCGGTCGACGAGGCCTGCGCGAGCTTGAGTGCGTCGCTACCGAGCAGCAGCCGCAGCGGCGGATTGTCCAGGGCAACGATCTCGAGGACCGCCTGCGCGGCCTTCGCCGGATCGCCGGGCTGTTTGCCGTCGGTCTCCTGCCGGAGCCGGTGCATCTCGCCGACGGTCGACGCGTACGCCGGGTGCACCTCGTAGAGCTGCATCGACGAACCGCCCCAGTCGGTCCGGAAACCACCCGGCTCGACGATCGTCACCTTCACGCCGAACGGCCGTACTTCGTTGTTCAGCACCTCGGAGAACCCCTCGACGGCGAATTTCGCGGTCTGGTACGCCCCCATCCCGGGCGTCCCGCCGACCCGTCCGCCGATCGACGAGAACTGCAGGAAGTGCCCGCCGCGCTGCTCGCGGAACACCGGCAGCGCCGCCTTCGTCACGTTGACCACCCCGAACAGATTCGTCTCGACCTGTGCGCGGAAGTCGTCGTCGGACATCTCCTCGATCGACGCGCTGTTCGCGTAGCCGGCGTTGTTCGCCACCACGTCCAGCCCGCCGAACTCCTCGACCGCCGTCCGTACGACGGCCCGCGCCGCGTCCGCGTCCGTGACGTCGAGGGCGGTCGCCCGGACCTGGTCGCCGTACTTCGTGACCAGGTCGCCGAGCTGCTCGGGTGTGCGGGCGGTCGCGACGACGCGGTCACCCGCCGCCAGCACCGCCTCGGTCAGCGCGCGCCCCAGGCCGCGCGAGCTGCCGGTGACCAGCCAGATCTTGCTCATGTCGTTCCTAACTAACCGAACGGTTGGATACGGCTATCTAACCAACCGGTTGGTTGGAAATCAACCAACCGGTTGGTTGTAAGCTCGCCGCATGCAGCAACGGAACGCAGACCGGACCCGGGCGCGCATCCTGGAGGCGGCCACCGAGGAGTTCGCCGCCCGCGGGATCGGCGGCGCGCGGGTGAGCCGGATCGCCGAGGTGGCCGGGTGCAACAAGGCGATGCTGTACGCGTACTTCGGGAGCAAGGACGACCTGTTCGACGCGGTGTTCAAGGCGTCGCTGGACAAGTACCTCGACGAGGTCGGGTTCGACGCCGACGATCTGCCGGCGTACGCGGGCCGGGTGTTCGACTACTTCGAGGCACACCCGGACCGGCTGCGGCTCTCGGTCTGGTACCGGCTCGAGCGCCCGGAGGGTCGGCCGTTGGAGGCGATCGTCGCGGTCAACCAGAGCCGGCTGGACGAGCTGCAGCAGGGGATGCGGCGGCGGGTGGTGCCGCGGCGGTTCACGCCGGTCAGCCTGCTGTCGCTGATCCAGGCGATCGCCACCAGTTGGTCGTCGATGAATCCGGAGCTGGGCACCGAGTTGCCGGACGCGGCCGCGCGCCGCCGGGCCGTGGTCATGGCGGTGGAGCGGATTCTCAGCTAACTCATTGGCTGGCCCGATGGAGTTCTCAGTCTGGCGAGCTCTACTCGTACCAGAGGGAACTGGCCGAGGAGGACGACAGCAGATGAACGAGCAGGGGCCGCAGTATCCGCAGTATCCGCAGGGTCCGTACGGTCCGCAGTACCAGCAGTATGGGTACGGGCCGTTCGGGCCGCCGCAGCAGCCGCGGAAGAGGCGGGGTCGGCGGTTGCTCGGGGCGGGAGTGCTCGGGCTGGCGGCCGCACTGGTTGCCGGGTCGGTTGCCTGGGGCATCGACCAGCGGGCCGGCGGGAACAGTGCGCGGCTGTCGCAGACGGCGTTCGACCCGGCGGCCGTCGCGGCGAAGGTGTCGCCCGGACTGGTCGACGTCAACGCCGTGCTCGGGTACGAGAACGCGCGAGCAGCCGGCACCGGGATCGTGCTGACCTCCGACGGCGAGGTGCTCACCAACCATCACGTGATCGAAGGCGCGACGTCGATCACCGTGCGGAACGTCGGGAACGGGAAGACGTACAGCGCGAGCGTCGTCGGGTACGACGAGGAGCACGACATCGCCGTACTGAAGCTGAAGGACGCCTCCGGGCTGGAGACCGCGAAGACCGGCGACTCCGGCAAGGTGAAACTCGGCGACCAGGTCGTCGGCGTCGGGAACGCGGGCGGCGACGGCGGCGATCCGAGTTATGCGGCCGGGAAGGTGACCGGGCTGAACGAGTCGATCACCGCGACCGACCAGAACGGCCAGGACCCGGAGAACCTGACCAACCTGATCGAGACCGACGCGAACATCCAGCCCGGCGACTCCGGCGGCCCGCTGGTGAACGCGAACGGCGAGGTGATCGGCGTCGACGTCGCCGGCAGCACCAGCAACGGCGGCCAGGGCACGCCGACCCAGAGCGCTGCCACGACACCCGCCGCCTGGGGTGACGGCGACGGCACCGGCTTCCCGTTCGGCAACGGCGACAACTCAGGCAACGGCAACGGCCAGGGCAATGAGCAGGACAACGGTCAGGGAAACGGGACCGGAACCACGGCCGAGGGGTATGCGATCCCGATCAACCAGGCGCTCGACATCGCCGACCAGATCCAGGACGGCGAGGCGTCGGACGCGGTACACATCGGTGACTCGGCGATGCTGGGCGTCTCGATCCTGACGAGCCCCGGCGTGAGCGGTGCGGTCGTCGGTGACGTGGTGACCGACGGACATGCGGACGAGGCCGGTCTCGATGCCGGCGACGTGATCACCTCCTTCGCCGGCCACGCGGTCGACTCGCCGGACACCCTCTCCGAACTCCTGAACCAGCAGCACCCCGGCGACAAGGTCGAGGTCGGCTGGACCGACCAGGCCGGCCAGTCCCACAAGGCCACCATCGAACTCATCAAAGGCCCGGTCCGCTGACCCCAGCGCCACCCCTCGCTGCAGCGGACCGTCCATCGGGCCCGGCGCGCTCCTCCCCCTCGGAGTGCCCGGGCCCGATCTTTGTTCGCGGGACGTGGTCAGTCGGAGAAGCAAGCCGGGTGGGTCGGGGACCAGCCGAGGCCGCGGGCGCGGGTGTTGGTGGCGCCACGGGCCCACGGAGTGCGGGGACTGTCTGCGGCGGCGTACGTCGGGGCGGCGTCGCCCGGTGTGGTGCTCAGCCAGTTGGTGAAGGCGGGGACCCAGGTGGAAGCAGGGACGGGAGTGTCGTCGACGATGTTGACGGGACCGGAGGGCCAGGTGAGGGCGGCTGCGCCCGCCACGACGGCATCGTCCACGTGAAGGAAGCTGGTGACGTCGGGCCCGAGGGGCAGTTGCCCGGTGGTGGCCAGGTCGGCCATCAGACCGCCCTGGGTGTACCAGGTGTCGGGCCCGTAGAGCATGCCGTAGCGCAGCACGACCCACTCGGGGGCTTCCGCGGTGATCGTCTCGAGGGTGTGCACCGCCTCGACTGTCGCGCGGCGGGTGTCGTCGGTGGCGTGCAGGTCGAGCGAGCTGGATTCGTCGGCGGGTGCGGCGCCGGGCTCGTACGCCCAGGCGATGCTCTGGGAGATCACCCGTCGGACACCCGCAGCCAGCGCGGCGTCGACGAGATTGCGGGTGCCTTCGCGACGGATCCGGTTGTTCGCGGGGAAGTCCCGGGAACTCAGGTCGGTCAGCTGATGGATCACCACCTCCGGCCGCGCGGCGGCGACCACCTCGCGCAGGCGTACGGCGTCGTACACGTCACCGGCCACGATCCTGACGCCACCGGCTGTACCGGTCGCGGCCTCCGGGATCGCGCGGGCCGCCGGGGACCGGCGGCTGAGGGCCGTCACCTCGTGGCCTCGGGTGACCAGGAGCGGGACGAGACGGCGGCCGACGGCACCGGTGGCACCGGCGATGAAGATCCTCATGGGAACCAAACCTAGGGAGGACTCCGCGTCGAGACCTGGTCCAATCAGTGGGCGTTCAGCGGGGCCACTTCCGGCCCGGCTGAATCCACTAGTTGAACAACCGTCCTAAGATGTGGACGACGCACTTGGCGGACGGTGTGACGCCACTAACATGTGGAGTCCAGGCCGAGAGGCGCTGCAACGGACCCGGGTCCGCCACGCTCGACCTGGTGCTGACTGCAAGGGCGCCTCCGGAGAGTTCTTCTGGAGGGGTTGGCAGATGAGTGAAACCGCGCTGCGGGAGCTGCTGGATCAGCGGATCGCGGTCCTCGACGGTGCGTGGGGCACGATGCTGCAGGGCGCCAAGCTGCAGCCCGCCGACTATCAGGGCGATCGCTTCGGTCAGCACACGCACGACGTGACCGGTGACCCGGACCTGCTGAACCTCACCCGGCCGGACGTGATCCTCGACGTCCACCGGCAGTACCTGGCGGCCGGCGCGGACATCACCACCACGAACACCTTCACCGCGACCAGCATCGGTCAGGCCGACTACGGCCTGCAGGAGTACGTCCGCGAGATGAACGTGGCCGGCGCCCGCCTCGCCCGGCAGGCCGCCGACGAGCTGGCCACCCCGGGCAGACCGCGGTTCGTGGCCGGGTCGATCGGCCCGCTCAACGTGACGCTGTCGCTGAGCCCGCGCGTCGAGGACCCGTCGTACCGCGCGGTGTCCTTCCAGCAGGTGAAGGACGCGTATGCCGAGCAGATCGCGGCGCTCGCCGAGGGCGGCGTCGACCTGCTGCTGATCGAGACGATCTTCGACACCCTCAACGCGAAGGCCGCCGTCGCCGCGGCTCGCGAGGTCGCGCCGCACCTGCCGCTGTGGATCTCGGTGACGATCGTCGACCTCAGTGGCCGGACCCTGAGCGGTCAGACCGTCGAGGCGTTCTGGAGCTCGGTCGAGCACGCCAGGCCGCTGGTCGTCGGCGTGAACTGTTCCCTCGGCGCGGCCGAGATGCGCCCGCATGTCGCCGACCTGGCGCGGTTCGCCGACACGTACGTCGCCTCGCACCCGAACGCCGGCCTCCCGAACGCCTTCGGCGGGTACGACGAGACGCCCGAGGAGACCTCCGCGATGCTGGAGGAGTTCGCGCGGTCCGGCCTCGTCAACATCGTCGGCGGCTGCTGCGGTACGACGCCCGCGCACATCAAGCAGATCGCCGACGCCGTGGAGGAGCTGACACCGCGGACCGTCGTACCGGCCGATCACACCACCCGCTTCTCCGGTCTCGAGCCGTTCAGGATCGGGCCGGACACCGGGTTCGTGATGATCGGTGAGCGGACCAACGTCACCGGGTCGGCGAAGTTCCGCCGGCTGATCGAGGGCGACGACCACCAGGCCGCGGTCGACGTGGCGCTGGAGCAGGTCCGCGGCGGCGCGAACCTGCTGGACGTGAACATGGACGCCGACCTGCTGGACAGCGAGCAGGCGATGACCACGTTCCTGAACCTGATCGCGACCGAGCCCGAGGTGGCGCGGATCCCGATCATGATCGACAGCTCGAAGTGGTCGGTGCTGGAGACCGGGCTGAAATGCGTGCAGGGCAAGGGCGTGGTGAACTCGATCAGCCTGAAGGAGGGCGAGGACGAGTTCCTCGAGCGCGCGCGCAAGATCCGTGACTACGGCGCCGGCGCGGTGGTGATGGCGTTCGACGAGCAGGGCCAGGCCGACACGGTCGAGCGCAAGGTGGAGATCTGCGGCCGGGCGTACGACCTGCTCACGCAGAAGATCGGGTTCCCGCCCGAGGACATCATCTTCGACCCGAACGTGCTCGCGGTGGCGACCGGCATGGCCGAGCACAACGGCTACGCCAAGAACTTCATCGACGCGCTGCCGTTGATCAAGGAGCGCTGTCCGGGGGTGCACCTGAGCGGTGGCATCTCGAACCTGTCGTTCTCGTTCCGCGGCAACGACATCGTGCGGGAAGCGATGCACTCGGCGTTCCTGTTCCACGCGGGCAAGGCCGGGCTGGACATGGGCATCGTGAACGCGGGCCAGCTCGCCGTCTACGAGGACATCCCGAAGGACCTGCTGGAGCTTGTCGAGGACGTGATCTTCGACCGGCGCGACGACGCCACCGACCGCCTGGTCGCGTTCGCCGAGAACGTGAAGGGCAAGGGCAAGCAGCGCGAGATCGATCTGAGCTGGCGTGAGGGCTCGGTCGAGGAGCGGCTGTCGCACGCGCTCGTGCACGGCATCGTCGACTACATCGAGGCCGACACCGAGGAGGCGCGGCAGCAGCTGCCTCGCCCGCTCGACGTCATCGAGGGTCCGCTGATGGACGGGATGAAGATCGTCGGCGACCTGTTCGGCGCCGGCAAGATGTTCCTGCCGCAGGTGGTGAAGAGCGCGCGCGTGATGAAGCGCTCGGTCGCGTACCTCGAGCCGTTCATGGAGGCGGAGAAGGAGCAGGCCCGGCGGGAAGGCCGCGCGGAGATGGTCCGCGGCCAGGGCAAGGTCGTGCTCGCGACCGTGAAGGGCGATGTCCACGACATCGGCAAGAACATCGTCGGCGTCGTGCTCGGCTGCAACAACTACGAGGTGATCGACCTCGGTGTGATGGTGCCGGCGGCAAGGATCCTCGACACCGCGGTGGCCGAGGGCGCGGACGCGGTCGGCCTGTCCGGGCTGATCACGCCGTCGCTGGACGAGATGGTGTCGGTGGCGACCGAGATGCAGCGGCGCGGGCTGAAGCTGCCGCTGCTCATCGGTGGTGCGACCACGTCCAAGCAACACACCGCGGTCCGGATCGCCCCGGCGTACGAGAACACCACCGTGCACGTGCTGGACGCCTCACGGGTGGTCGGTGTGGTGTCCGACCTGCTCGACGAGGGGCGCGCCGAGGAGCTTGCCAAGAGCAACAGTCTTGAGCAGGAGCGGTTGCGCGAGCAGCACGCGAACAAGCAGCGCGCGCCGATGCTGACGGTGGCCGAGGCGCGGGCGAACCGGGAGCCGGTGGAGTACGGCGAGTTGCCGGTGCCGGCGTTCACGGGGCTGAAGCGGGTCTCGCCGAGCATCGCGACGCTGCGCGAGATGATCGACTGGCAGTTCCTGTTCCTGGCCTGGGAGTTGAAGGGGAAGTACCCCGCGATCCTGGACCAGCCGGTGGCGCGGGAGCTGTTCGACGACGCGAACACGCTGCTGGACGAGA includes:
- a CDS encoding alpha/beta fold hydrolase, with amino-acid sequence MQDRYVETVLGRIRLRVDGSGPAMLFWPSLLMDGTLWSAQAAHFADRFQVILVDPPGHGGSAPLTGPFSFEQCADVIVAILDDLDVPRVHLIGNSWGGMIGGTFAALYPDRIGIAVLMNATASPAGRRQRFEYGVLTWSAQLLGGIRGPLAGPVRDAFLGPTAKREKPEVVATVNELARTVNVRSGMYAVTSVVPRRPDQRALFGRIRTPVLVVAAAEDPTFPVAETEEMADAIPGARFVVLEQSAHLAALESPHEVNALIDDFLADNS
- a CDS encoding helix-turn-helix transcriptional regulator, which gives rise to MIETSARLLKLLSLLQQPKEWSGAALADELGVGVRTVRRDVDKLRNLGYPVDAVPGVAGYRLGAGAALPPLLLDDEEAVAVAIGLRAAATGTVAGTEESSVRALTKLEQVLPSRLRHRIELLQQIAVTPAGGPSVQPDVLLAVAAACRDHQQLRFDYRSHDGTAARRRTEPHRLVHTGRRWYLVAWDLERDDWRTFRVDRLEPRIPTGPRFTPREVPDLATTNRGVAYGGYRHQARILVHAPAEEVADRYGPNVASVTPVDDTTTLVETGADSLDQLALYLGLLGLPFEIQSPPELVDRVRELTTRLAASIERE
- a CDS encoding epoxide hydrolase family protein, producing the protein MIKPFTIDIPQSTLDDLAAKLASTRLPAALPGDDWSTGVPVSWLSSLVDYWRTSYDWRAAEKELNSYPQFTTEIEGQQIHFLHVRSAEPDALPLMLTHGWPGSIVEFLDLIGPLTDPVAHGGDAADAFHVVIPALPGFGFSGPTADGDWTFPRIGRVWAELMSRLGYERYGVQGGDLGGSVSPEVGRAAPEHVVGVHTNGGTNLPPLQLSDEELQTLTPLEQDKMARIAQFMKDEFGYISIQSTRPQTLAYGLVDSPVAQLAWIMDKFKAWTYPADTLPEAIISKDRLLTNVMLYWLTGTGGSAAYIGYAQPRSWAPRPNSGVPTAVLALAHDVAIRRYCETSNNITRWNDVNVGGHFAALEQPDLLLNDVRAFFHDLRK
- a CDS encoding oxidoreductase, which translates into the protein MSKIWLVTGSSRGLGRALTEAVLAAGDRVVATARTPEQLGDLVTKYGDQVRATALDVTDADAARAVVRTAVEEFGGLDVVANNAGYANSASIEEMSDDDFRAQVETNLFGVVNVTKAALPVFREQRGGHFLQFSSIGGRVGGTPGMGAYQTAKFAVEGFSEVLNNEVRPFGVKVTIVEPGGFRTDWGGSSMQLYEVHPAYASTVGEMHRLRQETDGKQPGDPAKAAQAVLEIVALDNPPLRLLLGSDALKLAQASSTARAEEAAAWAHLTTSTDFS
- a CDS encoding TetR family transcriptional regulator is translated as MQQRNADRTRARILEAATEEFAARGIGGARVSRIAEVAGCNKAMLYAYFGSKDDLFDAVFKASLDKYLDEVGFDADDLPAYAGRVFDYFEAHPDRLRLSVWYRLERPEGRPLEAIVAVNQSRLDELQQGMRRRVVPRRFTPVSLLSLIQAIATSWSSMNPELGTELPDAAARRRAVVMAVERILS
- a CDS encoding S1C family serine protease; this translates as MNEQGPQYPQYPQGPYGPQYQQYGYGPFGPPQQPRKRRGRRLLGAGVLGLAAALVAGSVAWGIDQRAGGNSARLSQTAFDPAAVAAKVSPGLVDVNAVLGYENARAAGTGIVLTSDGEVLTNHHVIEGATSITVRNVGNGKTYSASVVGYDEEHDIAVLKLKDASGLETAKTGDSGKVKLGDQVVGVGNAGGDGGDPSYAAGKVTGLNESITATDQNGQDPENLTNLIETDANIQPGDSGGPLVNANGEVIGVDVAGSTSNGGQGTPTQSAATTPAAWGDGDGTGFPFGNGDNSGNGNGQGNEQDNGQGNGTGTTAEGYAIPINQALDIADQIQDGEASDAVHIGDSAMLGVSILTSPGVSGAVVGDVVTDGHADEAGLDAGDVITSFAGHAVDSPDTLSELLNQQHPGDKVEVGWTDQAGQSHKATIELIKGPVR
- a CDS encoding NAD-dependent epimerase/dehydratase family protein — translated: MRIFIAGATGAVGRRLVPLLVTRGHEVTALSRRSPAARAIPEAATGTAGGVRIVAGDVYDAVRLREVVAAARPEVVIHQLTDLSSRDFPANNRIRREGTRNLVDAALAAGVRRVISQSIAWAYEPGAAPADESSSLDLHATDDTRRATVEAVHTLETITAEAPEWVVLRYGMLYGPDTWYTQGGLMADLATTGQLPLGPDVTSFLHVDDAVVAGAAALTWPSGPVNIVDDTPVPASTWVPAFTNWLSTTPGDAAPTYAAADSPRTPWARGATNTRARGLGWSPTHPACFSD
- the metH gene encoding methionine synthase — translated: MSETALRELLDQRIAVLDGAWGTMLQGAKLQPADYQGDRFGQHTHDVTGDPDLLNLTRPDVILDVHRQYLAAGADITTTNTFTATSIGQADYGLQEYVREMNVAGARLARQAADELATPGRPRFVAGSIGPLNVTLSLSPRVEDPSYRAVSFQQVKDAYAEQIAALAEGGVDLLLIETIFDTLNAKAAVAAAREVAPHLPLWISVTIVDLSGRTLSGQTVEAFWSSVEHARPLVVGVNCSLGAAEMRPHVADLARFADTYVASHPNAGLPNAFGGYDETPEETSAMLEEFARSGLVNIVGGCCGTTPAHIKQIADAVEELTPRTVVPADHTTRFSGLEPFRIGPDTGFVMIGERTNVTGSAKFRRLIEGDDHQAAVDVALEQVRGGANLLDVNMDADLLDSEQAMTTFLNLIATEPEVARIPIMIDSSKWSVLETGLKCVQGKGVVNSISLKEGEDEFLERARKIRDYGAGAVVMAFDEQGQADTVERKVEICGRAYDLLTQKIGFPPEDIIFDPNVLAVATGMAEHNGYAKNFIDALPLIKERCPGVHLSGGISNLSFSFRGNDIVREAMHSAFLFHAGKAGLDMGIVNAGQLAVYEDIPKDLLELVEDVIFDRRDDATDRLVAFAENVKGKGKQREIDLSWREGSVEERLSHALVHGIVDYIEADTEEARQQLPRPLDVIEGPLMDGMKIVGDLFGAGKMFLPQVVKSARVMKRSVAYLEPFMEAEKEQARREGRAEMVRGQGKVVLATVKGDVHDIGKNIVGVVLGCNNYEVIDLGVMVPAARILDTAVAEGADAVGLSGLITPSLDEMVSVATEMQRRGLKLPLLIGGATTSKQHTAVRIAPAYENTTVHVLDASRVVGVVSDLLDEGRAEELAKSNSLEQERLREQHANKQRAPMLTVAEARANREPVEYGELPVPAFTGLKRVSPSIATLREMIDWQFLFLAWELKGKYPAILDQPVARELFDDANTLLDEIIANGSFTAEGVYGFWPAHGEGDDIVLDGLDRSFPMLRQQTVKPAGRHNRCLADYIAPEGDHLGGFGVAIHGAETLAKSYEERNDDYKAIMVKALADRLAEAFAEWIHLEARRAWFEPDAQPVLEDLHAERFRGIRPALGYPASPDHTEKKDLFELLEADRIGLGLTESYAMTPAAAVSGLIFAHPASRYFSVGRLGRDQIEDYAVRRNLPVEDVERWLRPNLAYDPQ